Proteins from one Tenrec ecaudatus isolate mTenEca1 chromosome 8, mTenEca1.hap1, whole genome shotgun sequence genomic window:
- the MOBP gene encoding myelin-associated oligodendrocyte basic protein isoform X1, with protein MSQRTVKDGPKLSKNQKFSEHFSIHCCPPFTFLNSKREIVDRKYSICKSGCFYQKKEEDWICCACQKTRTQRRATSPQRPKLQPAAPPAVVRAPVKPRSPPRIERQPRPRPEVRSPPAKPRPPPKPKQQPRSSPLRGPGTSRGGSPVKASRFW; from the exons ATGAGTCAGAGAACAGTAAAAGACGGCCCTAAGCTCTCCAAGAACCAGAAGTTTTCTGAGCACTTCAGCATACACTGCTGCCCTCCGTTCACTTTCCTCAACTCCAAACGCGAGATTGTGGACCGAAAATACAGCATCTGCAAGAGCGGCTGCTTctaccagaagaaagaagaggactGGATATGCTGTGCCTGCCAGAAGACCAG AACCCA ACGCCGCGCAACGTCCCCTCAGAGGCCCAAGCTGCAGCCAGCGGCACCCCCTGCGGTGGTCAGAGCACCGGTCAAGCCAAGGTCCCCTCCGAGGATTGAGCGTCAACCACGCCCCCGCCCAGAAGTCCGATCACCACCAGCCAAGCCGCGTCCCCCTCCGAAGCCCAAGCAACAGCCGCGCAGCTCCCCCCTCAGAGGTCCAGGCACCAGCCGTGGGGGTTCCCCCGTCAAAGCTTCTAGGTTCTGGTAA